One segment of Mycolicibacterium baixiangningiae DNA contains the following:
- a CDS encoding histidine phosphatase family protein has protein sequence MTVILLRHGRSTSNTAHTLAGRSEGVDLDERGAEQAKAVVGRIGALPVRAIVRSPLLRCGRTVEPLAAALGLEPVVDERLSEVDYGAWTGRKIGDLVKEPLWAVVQQQPSAAVFPDGEGLAQVQARAVAAVREHDRRLAEEHGGDTLWLACSHGDVIKAVLADALGTHLDSFQRITADPASMSVIRYTTLRPFVVHVNHTGAELATGLMAKPAPADGQQDGSDEVPPEDAVVGGSTG, from the coding sequence ATGACCGTCATCCTGCTGCGGCACGGCCGCTCGACGTCGAATACCGCGCACACCCTCGCCGGCCGCAGCGAGGGAGTCGACCTCGACGAGCGCGGCGCCGAACAGGCCAAGGCCGTGGTCGGCCGGATCGGCGCACTGCCGGTACGGGCGATCGTGCGCTCCCCGCTGCTGCGCTGCGGGCGCACCGTCGAACCGCTGGCCGCCGCGCTCGGCCTGGAACCCGTCGTCGACGAGCGGCTCTCCGAGGTGGACTACGGCGCATGGACCGGCCGCAAGATCGGCGACCTGGTCAAGGAACCGCTGTGGGCGGTGGTGCAGCAGCAACCCAGCGCGGCGGTGTTCCCCGACGGCGAAGGCCTTGCGCAGGTGCAGGCCCGCGCCGTGGCCGCGGTCCGCGAACACGACCGGCGGCTGGCCGAGGAGCACGGTGGCGACACGCTGTGGCTGGCGTGCAGCCACGGTGACGTGATCAAGGCCGTGCTGGCCGATGCGCTCGGCACCCATCTGGACAGCTTCCAGCGCATCACCGCCGATCCGGCGTCGATGAGTGTGATCCGTTACACCACGCTGCGGCCGTTCGTCGTGCACGTCAACCACACCGGCGCCGAGCTGGCCACCGGGTTGATGGCCAAACCCGCACCGGCCGACGGGCAACAGGACGGTTCGGACGAGGTGCCGCCGGAGGACGCGGTGGTCGGCGGTTCCACCGGCTGA
- a CDS encoding undecaprenyl-diphosphate phosphatase produces the protein MSWLQVIVLAVVQGLTEFLPVSSSGHLAIVSRVFFDDDAGASFTAVTQLGTEVAVLVYFARDIARIVTAWFRGLRRPEHRDADYRLGWYVIIGTLPIAVIGLLLKDEIRTAARNLWAIAIALIVFSAVIAAAEYFGRQVRHVEQLTWRDGVIVGFTQCLALLPGVSRSGATISAGLFLGLDRELAARFGFLLAIPAVFASGLFSLPDAFAPVGEGMSATGPQLLVATVIAFVVGFAAVAWFLRFLVRHGMYWFVGYRVVLGVVVLILLSTGVVAAQ, from the coding sequence ATGTCGTGGTTGCAGGTCATCGTCCTCGCCGTCGTGCAGGGCCTCACCGAATTCCTGCCGGTGTCGTCATCCGGGCATCTCGCGATCGTGTCGCGGGTGTTCTTCGACGACGACGCGGGCGCGTCGTTCACCGCCGTCACCCAGCTGGGCACCGAAGTGGCCGTACTGGTCTATTTCGCCCGGGACATCGCCCGTATCGTGACGGCCTGGTTCCGCGGACTGCGTCGACCCGAACACCGCGACGCCGACTACCGGCTGGGCTGGTATGTGATCATCGGCACGCTTCCGATCGCCGTGATCGGTCTGCTCCTCAAGGACGAGATCCGCACCGCCGCCCGCAACCTGTGGGCCATCGCGATCGCGCTGATCGTGTTCTCCGCCGTCATCGCCGCCGCCGAGTACTTCGGCAGGCAGGTCCGCCACGTCGAACAACTCACCTGGCGCGACGGTGTGATCGTCGGCTTCACGCAGTGTCTGGCGCTGCTGCCGGGGGTGTCGCGGTCGGGGGCGACGATCAGCGCCGGGCTGTTCCTCGGGCTCGACCGCGAACTGGCCGCTCGATTCGGCTTCCTGCTGGCCATCCCTGCGGTGTTCGCCTCCGGCCTGTTCTCGCTGCCGGACGCCTTCGCCCCGGTGGGCGAGGGGATGAGCGCGACCGGTCCGCAGCTGTTGGTGGCGACGGTGATCGCGTTCGTCGTCGGCTTCGCCGCGGTCGCCTGGTTCCTGCGGTTCCTGGTCCGTCATGGCATGTACTGGTTCGTCGGCTATCGGGTGGTGTTGGGTGTGGTGGTGCTGATCTTGTTGTCGACGGGCGTGGTGGCCGCGCAATGA
- the mshC gene encoding cysteine--1-D-myo-inosityl 2-amino-2-deoxy-alpha-D-glucopyranoside ligase, producing MQSWSAPDVPVLPGRGPQLRLYDSADRQVRPVSAGETATMYVCGITPYDATHLGHAATYLTFDLVHRVWLDAGHRVHYVQNVTDVDDPLFERAARDGIDWRDLGARETQLFREDMAALRVLPPQDYVAATDAIAEVIELVEKMLASGAAYVVDPVGPEAEFPDVYYRADATAQFGYESNYDHATMLRLFAERGGDPDRAGKADRLDALLWRAERPGEPSWPSPFGPGRPGWHVECAAIALSRIGTGLDIQGGGSDLIFPHHEFSAAHAESVTGERRFARHYVHAGMIGWDGHKMSKSRGNLVLVSRLRADGVDPSAIRLGLLAGHYRADRFWSDDVLADAHTRLDRWRRAAALPAGPDATDLLARVRTYLADDLDTPKALAALDAWCDEALEDGDHDTAAPRIVATAVDALLGVALAVE from the coding sequence ATGCAATCGTGGTCCGCGCCGGACGTCCCGGTACTGCCGGGCCGGGGTCCGCAACTGCGGCTCTACGACAGCGCCGACCGCCAGGTGCGGCCGGTGTCGGCGGGCGAGACGGCCACCATGTACGTCTGCGGCATCACCCCGTATGACGCCACCCACCTCGGGCACGCCGCCACCTACCTGACGTTCGACCTGGTGCACCGGGTGTGGCTGGATGCCGGCCACCGGGTCCATTACGTGCAGAACGTCACCGACGTCGACGATCCGCTGTTCGAGCGCGCCGCCCGCGACGGGATCGACTGGCGCGATCTGGGCGCTCGCGAGACCCAGCTGTTCCGTGAGGACATGGCCGCGCTGCGCGTGCTGCCCCCGCAGGACTACGTGGCCGCCACCGACGCGATCGCCGAGGTGATCGAACTGGTGGAGAAGATGCTGGCCTCCGGCGCCGCCTACGTCGTCGACCCGGTTGGACCTGAAGCCGAGTTCCCCGACGTGTACTACCGCGCCGACGCAACCGCCCAGTTCGGCTACGAGTCGAACTACGACCACGCCACGATGCTGCGCCTGTTCGCCGAACGGGGTGGCGACCCGGACCGGGCCGGTAAGGCCGACCGACTCGACGCCCTGCTGTGGCGGGCGGAGCGCCCCGGCGAGCCGAGCTGGCCGTCGCCGTTCGGTCCCGGCAGACCCGGCTGGCACGTGGAGTGCGCGGCCATCGCGCTCAGCCGGATCGGCACCGGACTGGACATCCAGGGTGGTGGCAGCGACCTGATCTTCCCGCACCACGAGTTCTCGGCGGCGCACGCCGAATCGGTCACGGGGGAGCGGCGATTCGCCCGGCACTACGTGCACGCCGGCATGATCGGCTGGGACGGGCACAAGATGAGCAAGAGCCGGGGCAACCTGGTGCTGGTGTCTCGGCTGAGGGCCGACGGTGTCGACCCGTCGGCGATCCGCCTCGGATTGCTGGCCGGCCACTACCGGGCCGACCGGTTCTGGAGCGACGACGTGCTCGCCGATGCGCACACCCGGCTGGACCGGTGGCGGCGCGCCGCAGCATTGCCCGCGGGCCCGGACGCGACCGACCTGCTCGCGCGGGTGCGCACCTACCTCGCCGACGATCTGGACACCCCGAAAGCGCTTGCCGCGCTGGACGCCTGGTGTGACGAAGCTCTCGAGGACGGCGATCACGACACTGCGGCGCCACGAATCGTGGCGACCGCCGTGGACGCGTTGCTCGGCGTGGCACTCGCAGTGGAGTAG
- a CDS encoding DUF3090 domain-containing protein, which produces MARAIHVFRTPDRFVAGTVGQPGNRTFYLQAVHDKRVVSVILEKQQVAVLAERIAALLQEINRRFGTPIPPDTGEVDDLSPLVTPVDAEFRVGTMGLGWDSEAQTIVVELLAVSDTEFDASVVLDDAEDGPDAVRVFLTPESARQFATRSNRVISAGRPPCPLCDEPLDPEGHICVRTNGYRRGALAGTDDDDADT; this is translated from the coding sequence ATGGCCCGAGCAATTCACGTCTTCCGTACGCCCGACCGCTTCGTGGCCGGGACCGTCGGGCAACCCGGAAACCGGACGTTCTATCTGCAGGCCGTGCACGACAAGCGTGTGGTGTCGGTGATCCTGGAGAAACAGCAGGTGGCCGTGCTGGCCGAGCGGATCGCCGCGCTGCTGCAGGAGATCAACCGGCGGTTCGGCACGCCCATCCCGCCCGACACCGGCGAGGTCGACGACCTCAGCCCGCTCGTGACACCGGTCGACGCGGAATTCCGCGTCGGGACCATGGGGCTCGGGTGGGACTCCGAGGCGCAGACGATCGTCGTGGAACTGCTCGCGGTGTCCGACACCGAATTCGACGCCTCGGTGGTGCTCGACGATGCCGAGGACGGACCGGACGCGGTGCGGGTGTTCCTCACCCCCGAATCGGCACGCCAGTTTGCGACCCGGTCCAACCGCGTCATCTCCGCAGGCCGCCCGCCCTGCCCGCTGTGCGACGAACCCCTCGACCCGGAGGGGCACATCTGCGTGCGCACCAACGGCTATCGGCGCGGCGCGCTGGCCGGAACCGACGACGATGACGCCGACACCTGA
- a CDS encoding SCO1664 family protein, with product MTPTPEGGAPDGAPDGTVMRCGELTVIGRIRSASNATFLCEAHQDDALIHCVYKPVAGEAPLWDFPDGTLAGREYGAFLVSAALGWNIVPDTVIRDGPAGPGMVQRWVDQPGDTADVDTAGDDEPTTGLDLVDLLPAGRIPPGYLPILQAYDYAGEEVTLVHADDVRLRRMAVFDVLINNADRKGGHILAGLDGRVYGVDHGVSLHAEDKLRTVLWGWAGKPVDDETLEVVGRLGDELRGGELADRLRPHITAREITALRARVVELLDDPVMPTPDRRRPIPWPAF from the coding sequence ATGACGCCGACACCTGAGGGCGGCGCACCCGACGGCGCACCTGACGGCACGGTGATGCGATGCGGCGAACTGACCGTCATCGGCCGGATCCGCTCGGCGAGCAACGCCACCTTCCTGTGTGAGGCGCACCAAGACGATGCGCTGATCCACTGCGTGTACAAGCCCGTTGCCGGTGAGGCGCCGCTGTGGGACTTCCCGGACGGCACGCTGGCCGGCCGCGAGTACGGCGCCTTTCTCGTATCGGCGGCACTGGGCTGGAACATCGTGCCCGACACCGTCATTCGGGACGGACCCGCCGGTCCGGGAATGGTGCAGCGGTGGGTCGACCAGCCGGGGGACACCGCGGACGTTGACACTGCAGGCGACGACGAACCCACCACCGGCCTGGATCTTGTGGACCTGCTGCCCGCCGGCCGGATCCCGCCCGGCTATCTGCCGATCCTGCAGGCCTACGACTACGCCGGCGAGGAAGTCACGCTGGTGCACGCCGACGACGTCCGCCTGCGCCGGATGGCCGTGTTCGACGTGCTGATCAACAACGCCGACCGCAAAGGCGGCCACATCCTCGCCGGCCTCGACGGCCGCGTGTACGGCGTCGACCACGGCGTGAGCCTGCACGCTGAGGACAAGCTGCGCACAGTGCTGTGGGGGTGGGCGGGCAAACCGGTCGACGACGAAACCCTCGAGGTGGTGGGGCGACTCGGCGACGAGTTGCGCGGCGGGGAGCTCGCCGACCGGCTGCGGCCCCACATCACCGCCCGCGAGATCACCGCGCTCCGCGCGAGAGTCGTTGAACTGCTTGATGATCCGGTGATGCCGACGCCGGACCGGCGGCGTCCGATCCCGTGGCCGGCATTCTGA
- a CDS encoding DUF1254 domain-containing protein: protein MIRRLAALAAIAMLAGCAQGGDTDAPQSTAETPPPAAVTPEQARAIAKEAYVYGFPIVDNYRVQYAYYVDKQDPEYKGGWNEIHSTARVYTPEDTAVQTPNSDTPYSMLGADLRAEPLVLTVPPIEQDRYYSLQFINGYTNNIAYVGSRTTGNGGGKYLLAGPGWQGDKPDGIDEVIRSETDLGGVIYRTQLFGPSDIESVKRIQAGYQVAPLSVYLNAPPPPGAPPIDFVPPLTPEQQVNSPQFFEILNFALRTAPVLPDERDMRNRFASIGIGPDGGFDADTLTPEMRTAVEEGMADAWAEFNTFKKNEVETGKVGSAQFFGTAEDLKGNYLYRMAGAVLGIYGNTAAEALYPGLTNDSTGQPLTGANNYTVRFAPGQLPPVNAFWSLTMYEMPASQLVPNPMQRYLINSPMLPSLVPDPDGGYTFYVQNASPGIDKESNWLPAPKGPFQMVLRLYWPKPDALNGTWKAPQAVKAG, encoded by the coding sequence GTGATCCGGCGGCTGGCCGCCCTGGCGGCGATCGCGATGCTGGCCGGTTGTGCCCAGGGCGGTGACACGGACGCCCCGCAGTCCACTGCCGAAACCCCGCCGCCGGCGGCGGTCACCCCCGAGCAGGCCCGCGCGATCGCGAAGGAGGCCTATGTCTACGGCTTCCCGATCGTCGACAACTACCGGGTGCAGTACGCCTACTACGTGGACAAGCAGGATCCGGAGTACAAGGGCGGCTGGAACGAGATCCACAGCACCGCAAGGGTTTACACACCGGAGGACACGGCGGTACAGACGCCGAACTCCGATACCCCGTATTCGATGCTCGGCGCCGACCTGCGGGCCGAACCGCTGGTGCTGACCGTCCCGCCGATCGAGCAGGACCGCTACTACTCGCTGCAGTTCATCAACGGCTACACCAACAACATCGCCTACGTCGGCAGCCGCACCACCGGCAACGGCGGCGGGAAATACCTGCTGGCCGGCCCCGGCTGGCAGGGCGACAAACCTGATGGCATCGACGAGGTCATCCGGTCGGAGACCGACCTCGGTGGGGTGATCTACCGGACACAGCTGTTCGGGCCGTCGGACATCGAGAGCGTCAAACGGATCCAGGCCGGCTACCAGGTGGCGCCGCTGTCGGTGTACCTCAACGCCCCGCCGCCGCCGGGCGCGCCGCCGATCGACTTCGTCCCGCCGCTCACCCCCGAGCAGCAGGTGAATTCGCCGCAGTTCTTCGAGATCCTCAACTTCGCGCTGCGTACCGCACCGGTCCTGCCCGACGAGCGGGATATGCGCAACCGGTTCGCGAGTATCGGCATCGGCCCCGACGGGGGCTTCGACGCCGACACCCTCACCCCGGAGATGCGCACGGCCGTCGAGGAGGGGATGGCCGACGCGTGGGCCGAGTTCAACACGTTCAAGAAGAACGAGGTCGAGACCGGCAAGGTCGGCTCGGCGCAGTTCTTCGGCACCGCCGAGGACTTGAAGGGCAACTACCTGTACCGCATGGCGGGGGCGGTGCTCGGCATCTATGGCAACACCGCCGCGGAGGCGCTCTACCCGGGCCTGACCAACGATTCCACCGGCCAGCCGCTCACCGGAGCCAACAACTACACCGTCCGCTTCGCGCCGGGGCAGCTGCCGCCGGTCAACGCGTTCTGGTCGCTGACGATGTACGAGATGCCGGCCAGCCAGTTGGTGCCCAACCCGATGCAGCGCTACCTCATCAACTCGCCGATGCTGCCGAGCCTCGTCCCCGATCCCGACGGTGGCTACACGTTCTACGTCCAGAACGCCTCGCCGGGTATCGACAAGGAGTCCAACTGGCTGCCGGCGCCGAAGGGCCCGTTCCAGATGGTGCTGCGGCTGTACTGGCCGAAACCCGACGCGCTCAACGGGACATGGAAGGCGCCGCAGGCGGTGAAGGCCGGCTGA
- a CDS encoding 3'(2'),5'-bisphosphate nucleotidase CysQ, with the protein MHTDAELAAAVAAEAGEMLVALREEYDWYHPYDLGDAGDKRANVLILDRLREHRPHDAVLSEEAVDDPARVDADRVWIVDPVDGTREYSLPPRSDWAVHIALWQRDAGGLTDAAVALPARGEVYRTDTVTPPAPRAAGPIRITASATRPPAVLWWMRDRLDIEMVRIGSAGAKAMAVVRGEVDAYIHAGGQWEWDSAAPAAVVRAAGLHASRLDGSPLVYNRRDPYLPDLLMCRTELVDVLLGAIHSAYRGE; encoded by the coding sequence ATGCACACAGATGCCGAGCTGGCCGCCGCGGTGGCCGCTGAAGCCGGTGAGATGTTGGTCGCGCTGCGTGAGGAGTACGACTGGTACCACCCCTACGACCTCGGGGATGCCGGCGACAAACGCGCCAACGTGCTCATCCTCGACCGGCTGCGCGAACACCGGCCACACGACGCGGTGCTCAGCGAGGAGGCCGTCGACGATCCGGCCCGGGTCGACGCCGACCGGGTGTGGATCGTCGACCCCGTCGACGGCACCCGCGAGTACTCGCTGCCGCCCCGTTCGGACTGGGCCGTGCACATCGCGTTGTGGCAGCGCGACGCCGGAGGGCTCACCGACGCCGCCGTGGCGCTGCCCGCCCGCGGCGAGGTGTACCGCACCGACACCGTGACACCGCCCGCTCCGCGCGCCGCCGGGCCGATCCGCATCACCGCGAGCGCCACCCGCCCGCCCGCGGTGCTGTGGTGGATGCGCGACCGCCTGGACATCGAGATGGTCCGCATCGGTTCGGCCGGCGCGAAGGCGATGGCCGTCGTGCGCGGCGAGGTCGACGCCTACATCCACGCGGGGGGCCAGTGGGAGTGGGATTCGGCCGCCCCTGCCGCGGTGGTGCGGGCCGCCGGCCTGCACGCATCCCGTCTCGACGGGTCCCCGCTGGTGTACAACCGGCGCGATCCGTACCTTCCCGACCTGCTGATGTGCCGCACCGAACTGGTCGACGTGCTGCTGGGCGCGATCCATTCGGCATATCGGGGGGAATGA
- a CDS encoding PAC2 family protein, whose amino-acid sequence MTPSDFGPPKGPDLPPLRDAIVVAAFEGWNDAGDAASDALEHLDAIWEAETIAEIDDESYYDYQVNRPVIRQIDGVTRELVWPSMRISHCRPPGADRDIVLMHGVEPNMRWRTFCAELLNIADKLNVQTVVILGALLADTPHTRPVPVSGSAYSPESAKFFGLEETRYEGPTGIAGVFQDACVQAGIPAVTFWAAVPHYVSQPPNPKATVALLRRVEDVLDIEVPLADLPTQAEEWEEAVTEMTAEDEEIAEYVASLEQRGDAEVDMTEVLGKIDGDALAAEFERYLRRRGPGFRG is encoded by the coding sequence GTGACCCCATCGGACTTCGGCCCACCGAAGGGACCTGACCTGCCGCCATTGCGGGACGCCATCGTCGTCGCGGCGTTCGAGGGGTGGAACGACGCCGGTGACGCGGCCAGTGACGCGCTCGAGCATCTGGACGCGATCTGGGAGGCCGAGACGATCGCCGAGATCGACGACGAGTCGTACTACGACTACCAGGTCAACCGGCCGGTGATCCGCCAGATCGACGGGGTGACCCGAGAGCTGGTGTGGCCGTCGATGCGGATCTCGCACTGCCGCCCGCCCGGCGCCGACCGCGACATCGTGCTGATGCACGGCGTCGAGCCCAACATGCGCTGGCGCACGTTCTGCGCGGAACTGCTCAACATCGCCGACAAGCTCAACGTGCAGACCGTCGTCATCCTGGGCGCGCTACTCGCCGACACACCGCACACCCGCCCGGTGCCGGTCTCCGGGTCGGCCTACTCCCCCGAATCCGCGAAGTTCTTCGGTCTGGAGGAGACCCGCTACGAGGGCCCCACCGGGATCGCGGGGGTCTTCCAGGACGCCTGCGTGCAGGCCGGCATCCCAGCGGTGACGTTCTGGGCGGCGGTGCCGCATTACGTGTCGCAGCCGCCGAACCCCAAGGCGACCGTCGCGCTGCTGCGCCGGGTCGAGGATGTGCTCGACATCGAGGTGCCGCTGGCCGATCTGCCGACCCAAGCCGAGGAGTGGGAGGAGGCGGTCACCGAGATGACCGCCGAGGATGAAGAGATCGCCGAATACGTGGCCTCCCTCGAACAGCGCGGCGACGCCGAGGTCGACATGACCGAGGTGCTGGGCAAGATCGACGGCGACGCGCTGGCCGCCGAATTCGAGCGGTATCTGCGCCGGCGCGGGCCGGGTTTCCGGGGCTGA
- a CDS encoding SDR family oxidoreductase: MTSVRGKVVFITGGARGVGEELARRLHAKGANLVLTDLDEGPLATLAADLGDDRVLTVVADVCDLATMASAAEQAVARFGGVDIVIANAGIASYGSILVVDPDAFRRVLDVNIVGVFNTVRATLPSVIDRKGYVLVVSSLAAFAAAPGMAPYDASKAGVEHFANALRLEVAHHGVTVGCAHMSWIDTPLVQDTKADLPSFRTMLDSLPGPLSKTTSVDKCGEAFVKGIERRKERIYCPWWVGVIRWGKPVLTTRLGQASVLKTAPKVLPQMDAEVTALKRSLGARTHGLKK, from the coding sequence ATGACTTCGGTACGCGGCAAGGTCGTGTTCATCACCGGTGGGGCGCGGGGGGTCGGTGAAGAACTGGCCCGGCGGCTGCACGCCAAGGGCGCCAACCTGGTGCTCACCGACCTCGACGAGGGCCCGCTGGCGACGCTGGCCGCCGACCTCGGTGACGATCGGGTGCTGACGGTGGTCGCCGACGTGTGCGACCTCGCCACCATGGCGTCCGCCGCCGAGCAGGCCGTGGCGCGGTTCGGCGGGGTCGACATCGTGATCGCCAACGCCGGGATCGCCAGCTACGGGTCGATTCTGGTGGTGGACCCGGATGCCTTCCGGCGGGTGCTCGACGTCAACATCGTCGGGGTGTTCAACACCGTGCGTGCCACGCTGCCGTCGGTGATCGATCGCAAGGGCTACGTGCTGGTGGTGTCGTCGCTGGCCGCGTTCGCCGCCGCACCGGGGATGGCGCCGTACGACGCGTCGAAGGCCGGGGTCGAGCACTTCGCCAATGCGCTGCGCCTCGAGGTCGCCCACCATGGTGTGACCGTCGGCTGTGCGCACATGTCGTGGATCGACACGCCGCTCGTGCAGGACACCAAGGCCGATCTGCCGAGTTTCCGCACCATGCTGGATTCGCTGCCCGGGCCGCTGAGCAAGACCACCTCGGTGGACAAGTGCGGCGAGGCGTTCGTCAAGGGCATCGAACGCCGTAAGGAGCGCATCTATTGTCCGTGGTGGGTCGGGGTGATCCGCTGGGGCAAGCCGGTGCTGACGACCCGGCTGGGTCAGGCGTCGGTGCTGAAGACCGCGCCGAAGGTGCTGCCGCAGATGGACGCCGAGGTCACCGCGCTGAAGCGGTCGTTGGGCGCGCGCACGCACGGACTGAAGAAGTGA